The nucleotide sequence CCCGAGGTTGACGCTCATTCAAACCATTCAGTCTATCGACCAGCATTATCGCGGCGACTGACACGACTCGAGAATAAActcaatttaccttctgaTGAAAGACACATCTCATACGCGGCATTGACAAAATGCGAGACTCGTGAAATAACCGCCCCGAGAGTATTGGAAAACATGGGACAACCCAAACTTCGAGGTCGATCCGAAAGTCTACGATTAGATAGAGAAGCTAGTTTAGGTATGGGCGACGAAGAGATTCGAGCGGGCGGTATGGGCGTACAACAAACTGGTAAATCCGTTTGGCTGGGTAGAGAAGGAGAAGTCACAGTAGAAGGATGGGTCCTTGAGTGGTGGGAAAACAAGGGATACAAGGGGTAAGCAAACTGGACTCTTTCACTGGAATATGACTGATTGATCTGCGATGGTTAGATTTCACTCAGAATCGTCGATCCTTACGACCTTGTTCACTCTGTTGATGTGGCCAGTCCTGTTTTTGCCTTTACCCGGTGCATTCGAAACTCCTTACCAGACTGCTCCTTTGGATTTAGGAGAAGACACTTTCGCTCCTTCCAGATCAGAAGCGATTGAATTTAGATTGGAAGAGATGTCAAAGACCTCCAAAGCATTAGAGATGTTATCTGAAGTGGATGACAGAGAAAGACCAAAAGCCACTTGGGCAGTTGGTGTGAATTGGGAATATACTTCGGAGGATTTGCAAGAGATTTTGGAATGTATTGGAGGAAGTGCAATGAGTGGAGTGTGTAGAATGTTAGCTGAGGAGTATAGACATAGATGTTCTGGTGTTCCTGATCTGATGTGAGTCGAAACGGCTCTTGGTAAAAATCTGACGGTGTTGCTGATGGAAGGACTAAATGGTAGAGTATGGAATTACGAGAAAAAAGAAGCTAGATTTGTGGAGGTTAAAGGACCAGGAGATAGTTTGTCTGAAACgcagaaggtgagttgaccTTACAATAGATGTGATAGAATGGTATTGATGTGAGATGTTTATTTAGGTATGGATCGATGTCCTGCTTTCCTCTGGTATACCGGTAGAAGTATGTAGagtgaaggagaagatcgCAACTTCCtcacaaattgaaaaagtggaaaagaaacgaaaatcaaatttattaagGCAAGGGAACGATAAGAAGCCCAAGAGAAATTTCGAAAGGGGAAACGATGgagaatttgttgaaattacaaatgGGAATACTTTATCGAAggatgaggaggatgaaGGGTGGGAGAGGGAAGATGAGTTCAATGAGGAAAGCGGAGATGAAGGGAAAGCAGAAGGTAAATGGGAGAACTAGGCTAGGgcaattatcatttgatctCTGTTGTCATATTTGCATATCTCATAGGGATCTTATAGCGAGTGAAGCCAAAACATTCCAGTCCCAAAAAAAGTGATTTATCGAGAATATTAACAAAAACTATAGCACCCGGGATTCCCAAGTGGTCCCCCACCTTGGTACTAACCGAGCGATATCCAACTTAACTGCGGGGAGCAGACGGGACCCGGTGCTTTCTGGATTCTATGGCCGTAGATGAAAATCTTACCGAGAAACGGCCATTAtataaagatggaaaacGAAAAAAACAGAGTCACGTGATTTGACGCGGCGATGACCGAGATTTAACGATATTTTGgaattattgattgatgtCTGTGCGTGTTAAACTGTTTAATAGATGACCAATATAAGCATAGTGATTTGAGGATCTTCATAAAATATTCATGAAAAGATACATCGCAACGAGAAGTGACTGTAGTATTAGGAGTATTAGGGATCTACTGTTCGTCACCGAGCGACCAATATGTCAGACGCATTCTCAACACCTGCAGAACACGCTTTAATTCATcctgaattagaagaaataaatgaaaatgcaATAGCAGGTCCAAGTTCAATGGGAAATGGTAATGAAGATTCAAATAtaacaattgaaaaagcattcaaagttgaagaaactGTTGAAAGAATTATAAAAGGTGGATATAAAATCATTGGATTACAATTTTCAGATGAACTTTTACCTTGTTCCGTACAAGTTTTtagatcaattcaaattaaaattCAACATACTGGTGCTCAAGTTTATATTTTAGCTGATAGTACTTATGGAAAGTGAgtaatgaaaatatatttcaacaaattcttAATTGTTGATTAGATACTGATGAAtgctttctcttttttttgcTAGTTGTTGTCCTGATGTATTAAGTTGTTTACATCTTCCGGCTGATTTCTTAGTTCATTATGGACATGCTTGTTTAACACCGTGAGTATACCTTAAACTTATTAATTTGTCAAAAACGATTACCTGATGATTATCCTTGACGAAGTACCGATGCTTTACCTGTATTTTACGTATTTCCGAGACGTAAACTCGACGTTCAACATGCTGTCGCTGGATTTATTGAAGCgagtaaagaagatttgacTGAAGAAAGTGTTAAAAAAGGTGTTATCGTAGTTTGGGATGTAGCATTTGACTGGCTAGcaggtgagtttgatttgGACTCCCGAACTGACCTAATCAGGATCAAGAAGCATCTCGCACAACTGTGCCCATCTGACCAATAATTTGCTTGGTTAGACCAAATTAATGATACCTTCACTAAAAACCTCTCCCATCCTGTCAGTTTCGCTACAATACAAGAaacatcaacttcatcgACGAAAGAAGACTTCAAAGGGAAAGCTCCAGCACTACGATCCATCGTTCCACCCGCTGGACTAGAGTTGGACGACTGTATACTTTGGTATAtcggtgaagaaggtagaagCAGTATGAATTTACAGATGACTCATGCTAATAATCCAGTGAGTAAAAATTAATCCTCCAAACGAAATACCAGGATATAGGAGGGATATTAGCTAAATTCAATACGTGACGATATAGCTATATATCTATTCACCTATTTCAAATAATGTAATGTCTTTACATCGGCAAACATCTAAATTACTGTCTAAACGTTTATTCGCATTACATCAAGCATTATCAGCAGATGTTTTTGGTTTAATAGTTTCAAATATTGGTTTAAAATCTTCACAACCTTTATTAGAACAATTACgtgaagatttaaaaaaatgtaaaaaaaaatcatatacATTATCTGTTGGAAGATTAAATCCTGCTAAATTAGCAAATTTTTCAGAAATTGAatgttttgttttaattGGATGTAATGAAGGTGGTTTAGTTGATAATACAAAAGATTTTTTAGCACCAATTATTACACCTTGGGAATTAACTTTAGCtttaaaaggtgaaaatcaTATTTGGAATCCTTCAAAATGGACTTtagatttaggtaaagttttaaaaggtgagtttgtttttttatACTTGTACAGCTTCTGTGATTTTTACTTTAAAAAGGGTAATTTATGCTCATAATGTATGTATCATCTTTCAGAGGCTCAAGAACTAGAGATAAATGAAGAGAAGAACGATAATGATCAATTTAGgaatgatgaggatgatgataacGAGGGAGATCCTCATTTTTCATTGATTACAGGAAAGATGCGAACCAAAAAGACATTCCACAGTACTACAGATTCAACTGAAAGTGAGTGCAATCTGAAATTTAAGTGATCAAATCCGTTCAGATGAGTTAGCTAATTGACTTACGACTTAGTACCGAACGAAGGTATTCAGGCTTTAACATTACGAAACCAGAATTTCGATCTCGCAAGACTCGAATCAGCTGGTAGTAATTTCTTAGCTTCGAGAGAATTTAAGGGATTGGAACCTAGATATGGAATGGATGAGCCAAGTCTGCTAGAAGAGGGTCGAAGTGGGGTTGCCAGAGGGTATACCGAAGAGAAGTAGATGCTACGTATGTATAGCATCTGAacgaaatgaaaaaatagCTATTTGACCAAATCTAGCCCATTGACATGTTTCATTTAGTGTATTCAGTCGTTGGCAGAAGTGTCATGTCTGACTTGTTGCTGCTTATCTTGTGATTGCAAGCTGAGTAATTATTGATATCGAGTATTACAGAATACATTTGGTGTTTTATACACAAGATACAACACAAGAAAGCGATAAATTGTGATGATAGaaaaattacaagaagaaaaaatcaaattctccTACTCCTATCTTATGTAGaaaggaaattgaatattctAACAATCAACTAAAGCCCATTCAcattcttcacctaaacaAACTCTACCCCATTTAGAAATTCCTTGATTCCCTTTACAATTTGTTAATACATTTCTccaattaattgatattccgGTTCCGTTAAATTCACAATAATATCCATAAGCTACAGCACCCCATACgaaaaaatttaaaataattaaaaaaacaattaaccaatctaatttttctttattttgattACATTGATTATTATGAGAGAAACTTTCTTCACAATTATAACATGTATataaaggtaattcaatattattatttggaTAAGTAgaaattgtaaaatttGGTGGTGAATATAAAAGTAATGTATTTtcagaaggagaaggtaaaagtTTATATTCTGGTGGtgaatttaaattgtaTTCTGGAGGTGAATTTTGAAAGTTCATGATAGGTAATCCTTGTTGAGCTGAATGTGATCTTgtcaaattatcattagAATTATTAAGTCGATCATTTCCAATGAGTATATTGTTATTTGCGGTAGTGGTATAGGGGGGAATAGGTCCTACACATGGTCCATGAGGTGGAATACATGGTCTTTGAGGTAAATGAGGACCATAAGGTGGAATCAAGGGCCTAGATCCATCGTTGTGTGGCAAATCTACAGGGCGTTGGTTGTCTGGCGGTCTGGAATAtgaatcagatgatgaagaacaGGTAGTAGGAATGGAATTGTAGGACTGTCCATCAGTGTTTGGTGAGGACGTTACGTGATTAGATCTAATTGGAAAGGGAGCTTGATCATACGTCGTACAAGTATGAAGTGGGGTTGTATCATACTGTTCTTGGGTGGATGATTCATCAAGATAATTGCTTGGCGCAGAAAAGGAcatattgaaatgattacACTAAGTATCAAGTCAATGTTAGACTTCATACATATAGCAATGGAAGTGTAACTTACGTTGTCGAGAATGTCGAGGCAGAGGACGAATCGGCTTGCTTACAATTATTCAAGTCTAACAAGCTGGACAGAATCAATTCtaaaagatgatttctGTAGCTGGATGCCTGATGATAGTTCTTGACGACACCATTATAAGGTATTTCCCATTCTAGCTGTTAACATAGTAGTCATCGAGTCGATATGTTTATCCTTTCATAAATGATGGTTTCTTTTCATCGTATAGAAggagatggagatgaaaagagaaataCTTTTCAAGATGATCGTCATGACAATGATAATCTAGACATGGCTCCTGAATATGGTAGTATAAAATCGATGCGTATGACCGATCAAATATGAAAGGAGGAGCTTGTATTGGAAATCGACTTGTTGAAAGGATATTTGAACAATGGAAAGATCACGATGCAGGATATTCACGCTTTTACCTAAAGGACCATACTCAATAAGGAGTAGTCCGTTACACCCGTCTCTAAGTATTCATCATGCCTCCATCGAGGCAGAATATCAAGAGAGATATTTCGAGGATCCCATACAATTCGCCacatcaacaacatttACTTTGTGCCTCTTAGGCCTGCCTCCACTTTGACAATGCAATAACACCAATAAATGCTTAAAAGTTCAAATTCGAAAGGTATCTCTGTATGTCTGGCAAAACATCCACACattcaatcatcatcaaacaAATAAAAGAAGCCGATTGCGGCAGGAAAAATTCACTCACCAAATTCAAGGCGATACACTGATTTAAACAATGTCACATTTTCCGAACGAAGCTGAATCTTCAGCTCAAGCTTTAGAACGATATATAACTGAACAATTAacaaatttatctttatctgTACCTCAAGATGATGTGAgtattatcaatatcactATGTTTGATCATGTGAACTCTAAAAAAACCCGTCAAATTTTCGTGATTTTGGAAAGGGAAAAGCAGAATACCGAattaatgattgattttgtttgaCATGAATTAGGTTGAAATGATGGCTCGTTtcgttgaagaagagggattagaaagagaagaaaaattagaagGCGTAAAAGGGATGTTAGAAGGTGTAGTAGAAGGTGTAAGTTGATTATTTCATGTGATTTTTCAGTCTTAGTCTTAATCAAAGATTACGAATTgatataatgattttttatttttttaaaggGTAtattacctgaagaaggtattgatgaattattatttaaagtAATAGATGAACAAGATAGATTAAggataaaagaagaagagagattaaaagaagaagaagaagaaggtttgtcaaaaacaaaaaattcTAAAAACATGATCAACTTTTTATGctgatttaattatttaattatttaatttcttttaaaaaaaagataaatcaccttcaccacctcctAAACCTTCTGATATATTATCAACActttcagaagaagaattgaaacaaattaaaaaacAAGCTTTATTACGTCAATATGCTTATATAGATGcatcaattgatgaagtacaatctaaaattttaaattcaattagaGATCCAAATGcacctcctccttcttcttcttcttcatcaaaaggtggaaaattaaatgaaaatgatgaaaaaaaattagcagaagaaagaaaaaaaatgataGAAGATGCTTTAAGATTAGATagtaaaaagaaaaaatatAGAAAACAACAAGAAAGTAagttaaaatcaaaatcatcaaaaaaaacaaatttggCTAAAatgttttgattgatttaaaacCTTTCTTAATTTTTAGTTGATTTACTTGCTCCTAATTTGAATAGAGATAAAGTAGCTTATAGAGCTCAAATGGAAAGAGAAGCTCAAAAAAATGCTGCTCAAGCTATAAGAAATAGGGATAAAGCTGCATTAGAAAAACAAAGGTTAgcttttttgttttttccGTCAAATTCCGTATTCACCAAAGAGCGAAGGATTTAATTTCGGATGATTACTGATATTTCTTTATAGGGCTGATCAAGCTAAAGCAAAAGCTGATAAACAGAAAAAAGCCGCTAAgcaagaaagaagaggataaaTGGTATACAATATCGAAATACTATCAACCCCAAAAGCTCTCGCTTTGGTATTTTATGTAGAATGTTGAACATTTAATACAAAGATATgacaaatatcaattgatttgGTTTCACATGGAGAAATCGCGACATCCACACTACGGCCAATATTTGAAGGATCCACAATATTAATGATTCGTAATAATGATGCATCAATTCAAAGCACGTATGAACAGGAGCAAAgaacaaatcaaacaaGAGCAAAAATCGTTCGTGAATTATCGTTTAATCGTACTATTTCTTATCACTAAAAATTTCTTTCCTAAAACCCTCATTTAAACTTGCATTCAAGCTTTTGAGCCTGATTAATTCTATTTAGCACCAGGTGcatattcttcttgaccTTCTGGGTGAGGAATATCCATCTTGGTTCGAACATTGTAAAATACTTTGAGGAACTAAATATGGTTTACAAAAATCAGCACGAGTGATAAATAGCAATTTCGCGCTATATAAGCTGACCTTGGTTCTTGCTCCCTGAGCTGAAATTCCTTTATCTTGtaaatcttgatcattCATTTCGATCATTTCCTTCCAAGATATCTTTTCAAAGTTCGGTGTATATTTCTATCCACATCGAAATGATCAGCATCGACCTTGCATTCTTCCTTTCACTGATTGCCAAACACCGCATAAACTCACGTGTAACCTCAATACCCTTAACCAGCCAGAAGTATCTTCTAGGATCTTCATATCAACATCGTCTGGTCCAGCTACACCCGCACCACCTCCtgctcctcctccaccaccagcAGCTCCAGGTGCAGGTGATCCCTTTGCAGATCCTCCTCCTAGCATAGGCGATTTCCTACCTTGTCCACCAGGGCCATTATTATTAGTCCTACCTCCCCTATTGTTATTATGTCCTCCCACACCTAGCCCACCTGATCCTAGATTCGGTGATCCACCGTACCCACCTTGTTGAAACGAAGAGGCGGTTTGAAGTTGTTGCATCGCCATCAATTGTGCCGCTGTTATTCCACCGAGATTACCAAGATTTGAGAAATTCATGCCCAGTCCAGCTAGAGTATTGGGATCCGCACCTAGACCTAATCCGCTAAATTGGTCCAATACAGGTGATCTGACAAATCCACTTCCACCCATAAGTGGGGAAGTTGCACCAAAGCCTGAACCGGGTTGACCAGCTCTGGGATTTACcatttctccttcatcattataAGATCCAGAAACGTTTCTTGACGTACCGACACCTCCAGCATTTGGTCTTCTATATTTCCTTGCGTCTTCAAGAGGAATTCTATTGGGATTAGTCAAACCTAAATTTGCCATGTTGAGCGCTTGAGTGAGGCCGTCAACTTTAGGATCGATGAATCCAGGTACCATCGGGGTGTTTACCATACTTGCCCAACTTCCATTGTTGAGGAACGGGGAAGTCACTGGTGATTGACCGCGAGCAAGCCCCTCAGGTTGACCGATGCCTAATCCCACACCACCAGCAGAAAGACGAGGTGATCTTGAATAAGCGTTTCCAGATTCTCTTCTGGGTTGATTAGCCTGTCCTGAGAAATCGGTTGATTTAGGTCGAGCATCAGGAATAGGTGATTTACTTCTGCTTGATCCGCCATTAGAATCCAGACCAGGAGAGGATCCTCGTTCAACGACCTGATCTAAACCGCTTTGCCATCGATCTAAAGGCTGCAGTGTCCCAGGAGCGGATATTCGATTTTGCTTAGCTTTAGCCTTTTGCGCAGCGGCGTCGTCCGGAGCGAGGTATTGATTAGGGTTGGGAGAACCGGTGAATCCGCTTCCACCGCCTGCAGAGGGAGATTTCATGTTCATGGCGTTAAGCTTTTGCTCCATTTGAGCTTGGAGACCCGGTCCGGAAGGTGCAGGAGACAGTAAAGCTGTCATTGGATCGGATTGAGCCATGTGGTGAAGGACCGAAAGGAAGAATCGTATTTGAACTGGCGTAGAGTGTTGGAGAAGTGAATAAAGTGCAGCTGTTCGTTCAGCCTCGGATAAAACGCGGAACCCTATGATGCCAACGGTTGTTCAGTGATATACTACATGAGCGCGATACTCGATAGCATTTTCACTTACACTGCTCGATTGCACCTAATTCCTCTGTGAAATTCTGATCGGTACTTGCAGCTGCCATTTCTTCAAGAGTAGCTTCCCAGCTAGCAAGGTGTTTAAACCATTGATCGATTTGTTCGGCTACGTAAACGTTTtacaaatcagcttttacTGTGTGAGAGTATATTTGGATGTATCAGGCTCGCTTTGAATTTGCGATATAACAGAGGTATAGCACAACCGCTTACCTTCAGGTGTTTTAGAATTTTCCCTGTTTGGAATATATTCACTACTTGGTCTTTGACCACCCATCATACCTAAAGCGAATCCTGGTCCATGTGAAACAGCTCTTGGATGTTGAAGTGTaattccattattattacctaAACTAGGTCTAGgagataatgaattttctCTATGAATTCCATTTCCTgatccaccaccaccacccATCATAGTAGCAGCAGAAGAAACGTGTCTTGGATGAGTATTTGAAGTAGGTGAAGATATACCTAATCCTGAAAAACCTTTTGCTGATGCTCCTTGAGTTGTAGATGGTGGACCAAGTGATTGTCTAGTCAATTTAGCTGGATTAGAAGGATTTACTGTAGGTGATGGAAtaggagaaggagaaggagatcGATGAGGTCGTAGAGTTGATGAAGCCATTTTAGCAAtatctgatgatgatatttatTGACTTATGTATGCTAAGAGGGTATTTGAAGGTGACCAGCCGAAATGATTCAATCGGTCCTGCACCTAATATGCAGAGATATGAATGCCAAGAAGTAGAAAAAGAGTCTGCTATACGTTGTCAAGGTCAACAATTAGGTTGATGGTAAAGTAGGGATGAGATGGAACAATACTCACATGATCGTGTAAAATAGGTCAGTGTACAAGGCAACACGGTCCAAGCGTTGGAAAGTCGAGAGACAGAGAAGTAGAATCAATTTGGATTACAGCGTTCGTACGTGGGTTCGAGATAATGGAAGGACCACGACGCCGATgacaagaagaatgagAGTGAAATTGTCGCATCGTCAGCCCACATTACAGACCATATAGCAGTGATCACCTTGCCGAGCACGGCGTACGACGATCCGAGATTGAAGACCATCACAAGCCACTCACCTTGCGGGTTATATTTGCCTATAACAAGAGAGCGTGAGAGGCCAATTGTCGATTGATTGAGGATGTAAGAGACCTGCTCGGGGAAGTAGGAAATAGTTATGTTTGTATGATTGACATTGAATTGAACAAAAGAAGCGACAAAACACTTACTGTTGATTGACGCGTGGGGGATTGCCTAAAGCTAGGTTCGCGATCTTAAGCTTTCAATCTCCCacggaatcaaataaagCCTATATCTACCGGCACGTGTTATGATTCTCATATAGTCTATTTATACTTTATACTCTTTAATGCATGAAATGGAATTATCTATAAAACTAAGCCAATTGATGTATTGCACAGTTCACTCCCAAATTATTCAATGCAAACTCTTGTACCCCAAATATTAAATCAGCAATCAGATACGAGAAGAGGAAACGAAACTTCTATGCGAcaaaaaaggaaatggtATATAACAGAAATGGAATAAGCGGTATTAATGATCAGTCTTCTTGCATTTTGTCTAGCATTGTTTAATCGGTTTTCTTGATACTACTCACAAGAGTCAGTAAGACTCTATTATCTTTAAGCACGAAATCACTCACGCAGCCTTGACGTAATCTGCGAAACTGACCATACAGATGGTTTGCCATGCACCTGTAGGCAAAATTGTTGCTCAGTTTACGCTTTACAAGATGTACACTAGAATATTCAACTCACCCAAACCAATTCGAGGAGCTACACCTCTATATAAACCTTTAAGACCATTTGTTTTGTAAATGTACGACAAGGTGTTAAGAACAGTTTTCTTAGCTGGTCGAGTTGGATCTTGTGATTTTATAGCTGATTGCATCTATAATTAAGGTCAGCTAATATACGAGACGAGGGGAAAATACTATTTGCGAATAGAAGTGACGATATGAACTCACTTCAACTCGTACAACTTCAATAGGTTGATTCCAAGTAGCTAAAGCACCTCCAATGGTAGAAGCTAAAATTTTATCCATTGCACCTaatttttcaccttcttttatacctttGATATTCCTTAACGAAGCTTCAGCTAATCTAGCAAAACCAAATCTTGATCCCCAATTAGTAGCTTGACGTAAAGCGACAGCGTTCACACCTTTGTTGATACCTGCTATACCTTCACGTTTATAAATATCCAAGAATACCTTGAAAGTTGATTCAACAGGAGCTCCAACGGAAGCTTGCTTATGTCTAGTGATTTCAACGGTCTTCATACATGTGCAGAAACCTTTGAGTGAATTATCAGCACTGACTTTTCGAGAAATCTCTGATTCACTCACCCATAGTTGCGTAAGCTTGAGCAACACCACCACCTATACCACCAAGCATACCAGCCGCGGCAGGTGACAATCCAAAGGTTTTTGTACTGtacttttcaatttcagctgaAGTGAAAATAAGTACACCTCCTTTAGTTGAGGCTTCGATCCAAGCCTATTGTCGAATGAAGCGAGGTGAGGGAGGTAAGGCGAATGAGGGAATGAGAACAGGGGATAAGCGGGTAAAATTATGGTTGAATAATTCAGGATAGAGAGATGCATATGTAAAAGAAAGCGGGAATAGCAGTA is from Kwoniella pini CBS 10737 chromosome 1, complete sequence and encodes:
- a CDS encoding diphthamide biosynthesis protein 2, with amino-acid sequence MSDAFSTPAEHALIHPELEEINENAIAGPSSMGNGNEDSNITIEKAFKVEETVERIIKGGYKIIGLQFSDELLPCSVQVFRSIQIKIQHTGAQVYILADSTYGNCCPDVLSCLHLPADFLVHYGHACLTPTDALPVFYVFPRRKLDVQHAVAGFIEASKEDLTEESVKKGVIVVWDVAFDWLADQINDTFTKNLSHPVSFATIQETSTSSTKEDFKGKAPALRSIVPPAGLELDDCILWYIGEEGRSSMNLQMTHANNPLYIYSPISNNVMSLHRQTSKLLSKRLFALHQALSADVFGLIVSNIGLKSSQPLLEQLREDLKKCKKKSYTLSVGRLNPAKLANFSEIECFVLIGCNEGGLVDNTKDFLAPIITPWELTLALKGENHIWNPSKWTLDLGKVLKEAQELEINEEKNDNDQFRNDEDDDNEGDPHFSLITGKMRTKKTFHSTTDSTEIPNEGIQALTLRNQNFDLARLESAGSNFLASREFKGLEPRYGMDEPSLLEEGRSGVARGYTEEK